From Coffea arabica cultivar ET-39 chromosome 9c, Coffea Arabica ET-39 HiFi, whole genome shotgun sequence, one genomic window encodes:
- the LOC140014416 gene encoding uncharacterized protein, with protein MTNFLVVTLGHVCKQAHAHLLLTEEAEDVEESREQEEEVFCDCINGGLAGEHIEVSIHALAGGARHKTIRLKGHVKGRQVTALIDSGSTHCFLDEQLAKELKLCSQGPTLVVNVANGERVESKGLDKPLQWEMQGHQFQHTFNTLRLGGCDMILGVDWLAKHSPIEFNFMELSMRILKGKQEITLMGEDISTKLEMFKGGRLVKWLRKQEYGVVAQLVTVGKEENLGQIPIEISHVLDQYKDVFEEPKGMPPTRSHDHQIVLKDGARPFQVRPYRCPYVQKSEIEKLVKEMLELGIIQPSSSPFASPVLLVKKKDGTWRFCVDYRQLNELTVKNKFPMPLIEELIDELHGAKYFTKMDLRAGYFQIRVKVEDIPKTAFRTHQGLCEFKVMPFGLTNAPATFQSLMNQVF; from the coding sequence atgaccaattttcttgtagtgaccTTGGGGCATGTTTGCAAACAAGCTCATGCACATCTACTGTTGACTGAGGAAGCTGAAGACGTGGAGGAGAGTAGGGAACAGGAAGAGGAAGTTTTCTGTGACTGCATTAATGGGGGTCTAGCAGGGGAACACATAGAAGTATCAATTCATGCCTTGGCTGGAGGAGCAAGGCACAAAACTATAAGGTTGAAGGGTCATGTTAAGGGGAGGCAAGTCACTGCACTGATTGATAGTGGCAGTACCCATTGCTTCTTGGATGAGCAGTTGGCAAAGGAATTAAAACTGTGTTCACAGGGGCCAACCTTGGTAGTCAATGTGGCTAATGGTGAAAGGGTGGAGTCCAAAGGACTGGATAAGCCTTTGCAGTGGGAAATGCAGGGGCATCAGTTCCAACATACCTTCAACACTCTAAGGTTGGGGGGATGCGACATGATATTGGGAGTGGACTGGTTGGCCAAACACAGCCCTATAGAGTTCAATTTCATGGAGCTCAGTATGAGGATCCTCAAGGGGAAGCAAGAAATAACACTGATGGGAGAAGACATCAGCACCAAGTTGGAGATGTTCAAAGGAGGCAGGCTAGTAAAATGGCTAAGGAAGCAGGAATATGGGGTGGTAGCACAACTAGTGACCGTGGGGAAGGAAGAAAATCTAGGACAGATACCCATTGAAATCAGTcatgtgctagatcaatacaaggATGTCTTTGAAGAGCCAAAAGGAATGCCTCCAACCAGGAGCCATGATCACCAGATTGTCCTCAAGGATGGGGCCAGGCCCTTCCAGGTGAGGCCATACAGGTGCCCCTACGTGCAGAAGTCTGAAATTGAGAAGTTAGTGAAAGAAATGCTAGAACTGGGCATCATACAACCCAGCAGTAGCCCATTTGCTTCACCAGTGCTACTGGTTAAGAAAAAAGATGGGACATGGAGATTCTGTGTGGACTACAGGCAGCTGAATGAGCTAACAGTGAAAAACAAATTCCCCATGCCTCTGATTGAAGAATTAATAGATGAACTGCATGGGGCCAAGTACTTCACAAAAATGGACCTGAGAGCAGGATACTTTCAAATCAGGGTCAAAGTGGAGGACATACCAAAGACAGCTTTCAGGACTCATCAAGGACTCTGTGAGTTCAAGGTCATGCCATTTGGCTTGACCAATGCACCCGCAACCTTCCAGAGCCTAATGAATCAGGTCTTTTAG
- the LOC140014417 gene encoding uncharacterized mitochondrial protein AtMg00860-like: MRKHVLVFFDDILVYSPTLETHVKHVTEVMSILRQHQLFAKMSKCSFAQLQVEYLGHIISAEGVQANPEKIEGMKNCPRPTNIKQLRGFLGLTGYYRRFVKGYGAMARPLTDLLKKDNFNWSEDTEQAFQQLKGAMCSTPVLAVPDFSQPFIIETDACYTGIGAVLMQNRRPISYLSQALGQKNMGYQSTRRNYWH; encoded by the coding sequence ATGAGGAAACATGTGCTGGTGTTCTTTGATGATATCCTGGTCTACAGCCCCACACTGGAGACACATGTGAAGCATGTAACTGAGGTAATGAGTATTCTGAGGCAGCATCAATTGTTTGCAAAAATGAGTAAATGTTCTTTTGCGCAGCTACAGGTGGAATATTTGGGTCACATAATATCAGCAGAGGGGGTGCAGGCTAATCCTGAGAAGATAGAAGGCATGAAAAACTGTCCGAGACCAACCAACATCAAACAGCTAAGGGGATTTCTAGGCCTAACAGGGTACTACAGGAGATTTGTCAAAGGGTACGGGGCTATGGCCAGGCCCTTGACAGACCTGCTCAAGAAGGACAACTTCAACTGGAGTGAGGACACAGAGCAGGCCTTCCAACAACTAAAAGGGGCCATGTGTAGCACCCCAGTCTTAGCAGTACCTGACTTCTCACAGCCATTCATTATTGAGACTGATGCATGCTACACTGGTATAGGGGCTGTGCTAATGCAGAATAGAAGACCTATCTCCTACCTCAGTCAAGCTCTGGGACAGAAAAACATGGGTTATCAATCTACGAGAAGGAATTACTGGCATTAG